From Rhodococcus antarcticus, the proteins below share one genomic window:
- a CDS encoding PhnE/PtxC family ABC transporter permease — protein sequence MVALLVVVVPVLWALQRAAPAGEALVNQGGLGPLGDLLATVAHPALGGDFLKVVLRATGITIAYAVLGAAGALIVGGVGGLVLSDAVWGPAPGAAVRAVRLVLRGLLVAVRSVHELIWALLLLSVLGLDPLVAVLAIALPFGAQTAQVFGETLDGVPPGPMRALRSAGVRGLPAVAYGLIPGAGPLLISYSFYRLECSIRSTVLLGIVGVGGLGQELVVSLSARLWGEVWTLVGAVVLLSAVVDLWSSRLRSDLALVSCSDWSGGTQAGTAVRAPGGSRWARWSARAVLPATVLAWFASGVSVSGLFTPRTHLLTTRLLGDLWPPKLPRGGWSALLGAVADTLAMAVLAMVVAVGITLLVGPWASRSRAHGNRGVLPAALWWFARAVLLVLRSIPPTIWAVVALLALFPGVLPGALALGLYTGGILGRLVAEAWESVDVQPRDALRRSGIAGGLSSLVATVPPSSHQLVTYTLYRFEICVRDTAVVGVVGAAGLGRLFQENLAAFRFPVITTLLAASLAISVAVEVFGRRVRRALRG from the coding sequence ATGGTCGCACTGCTCGTGGTCGTCGTCCCTGTCCTGTGGGCGTTGCAGCGGGCCGCCCCGGCGGGGGAGGCGCTGGTCAACCAGGGCGGGCTGGGTCCGCTCGGAGACCTGCTGGCCACCGTGGCGCACCCGGCGCTGGGCGGCGACTTCCTGAAGGTGGTGCTGCGGGCCACCGGCATCACCATCGCCTACGCGGTTCTCGGCGCCGCCGGTGCCTTGATCGTCGGCGGCGTCGGTGGGCTCGTGCTCAGCGACGCCGTGTGGGGACCGGCGCCGGGTGCGGCGGTGCGCGCGGTCCGACTCGTGCTGCGGGGGCTGCTGGTCGCCGTGCGCTCGGTCCACGAGCTGATCTGGGCCCTGCTGCTGCTCAGCGTGCTGGGCCTGGACCCACTGGTGGCGGTCCTCGCGATCGCCCTGCCGTTCGGGGCGCAGACCGCGCAGGTCTTCGGCGAGACCCTCGACGGGGTGCCGCCCGGACCGATGCGCGCGCTGCGCAGCGCCGGGGTGCGGGGACTGCCGGCCGTGGCCTACGGGCTCATCCCCGGCGCGGGCCCGCTGCTGATCTCCTACTCGTTCTACCGCCTGGAGTGCTCGATCCGCTCCACGGTGCTGCTCGGCATCGTGGGGGTCGGCGGGCTGGGCCAGGAGCTGGTGGTGAGCCTGTCCGCCCGCCTGTGGGGCGAGGTGTGGACCCTGGTCGGGGCGGTGGTCCTGCTCTCCGCGGTCGTGGACCTGTGGAGCAGCCGGCTTCGTTCCGACCTGGCCCTGGTCAGCTGCTCGGACTGGTCGGGGGGCACCCAGGCCGGCACGGCCGTCCGGGCGCCGGGCGGGTCCCGGTGGGCCCGGTGGTCGGCGCGCGCCGTGCTCCCGGCGACGGTGCTGGCGTGGTTCGCCTCCGGTGTCTCGGTGTCCGGGCTGTTCACCCCCCGGACACACCTGCTGACCACCCGCCTGCTCGGCGACCTGTGGCCGCCGAAGCTGCCCCGTGGGGGATGGTCGGCGCTGCTCGGCGCGGTGGCCGACACCCTGGCGATGGCGGTGCTCGCCATGGTCGTCGCCGTCGGCATCACCCTGCTGGTCGGTCCCTGGGCGTCGCGCTCCAGAGCGCACGGGAACCGAGGCGTGCTGCCGGCCGCGCTCTGGTGGTTCGCCCGCGCGGTGCTGCTGGTGCTGCGCTCGATACCCCCGACCATCTGGGCGGTCGTGGCACTGCTGGCCCTGTTCCCGGGCGTGCTGCCCGGCGCGCTCGCCCTCGGGCTCTACACCGGCGGGATCCTCGGCCGCCTCGTCGCCGAGGCGTGGGAGAGCGTCGACGTCCAGCCGCGGGACGCGCTGCGCCGCTCCGGCATCGCAGGTGGGCTGTCCTCCCTGGTGGCGACGGTGCCGCCGTCGTCACACCAGCTCGTCACGTACACCCTGTACCGCTTCGAGATCTGTGTGCGCGACACCGCCGTCGTCGGCGTCGTCGGCGCCGCCGGGCTGGGCCGGTTGTTCCAGGAGAACCTCGCCGCCTTCCGCTTCCCCGTCATCACGACCCTGCTCGCCGCCTCGCTCGCCATCAGCGTGGCCGTGGAGGTGTTCGGGCGCCGAGTGCGCCGCGCCCTCAGAGGCTGA
- a CDS encoding putative selenate ABC transporter substrate-binding protein, with the protein MTRRSFLLAAGGAVALTACGGGAAAGSGGAGGAPPSLGISAIPDQSPELLNRLYPMVATRFGQATGLTVDYKPLTDYTAVVRAFEIGDIHLAWMGGLTGVQARSRVPGSPAIAQRDIDADFHSLFIANSSAGIAPFTDVGGLSALAGHTLTFGSETSTSGRLMPQYFLEQAGLAESALKGTPGFSGSHDATIEAVRTGSFEVGAVNEQVWKKTLAAGKVDLSSVKVLWRTPGYHDYHWLARPDLDTTFGAGTQQKVTDLLFGLDTANADDKKVLDLFGATKFIATESSNYDQIEAVAKAQGLLG; encoded by the coding sequence GTGACCCGACGTTCGTTCCTGCTCGCCGCCGGTGGGGCGGTGGCCCTGACCGCCTGCGGCGGGGGCGCTGCCGCGGGGTCCGGTGGGGCCGGTGGTGCCCCGCCCAGCCTGGGGATCTCCGCGATCCCCGACCAGAGCCCCGAGCTGCTCAACCGGCTGTACCCGATGGTCGCCACCCGGTTCGGGCAGGCCACCGGTCTGACCGTGGACTACAAGCCCCTCACCGACTACACCGCCGTGGTCCGGGCCTTCGAGATCGGCGACATCCACCTCGCCTGGATGGGGGGGCTCACCGGGGTGCAGGCCCGGTCCCGGGTGCCGGGCTCCCCTGCGATCGCCCAGCGCGACATCGACGCGGACTTCCACTCCCTGTTCATCGCCAACAGCTCGGCGGGGATCGCCCCGTTCACCGACGTGGGCGGGCTCAGCGCCCTCGCCGGGCACACCCTGACCTTCGGCAGCGAGACCTCGACGTCGGGCCGGCTGATGCCCCAGTACTTCCTGGAGCAGGCAGGGCTGGCCGAGAGCGCCCTGAAGGGCACCCCGGGTTTCTCCGGGTCGCACGACGCGACCATCGAGGCGGTCCGCACGGGCAGCTTCGAGGTGGGTGCGGTCAACGAGCAGGTCTGGAAGAAGACCCTCGCCGCGGGCAAGGTCGACCTGTCCTCGGTCAAGGTCCTGTGGCGCACACCGGGGTACCACGACTACCACTGGCTCGCCCGCCCGGACCTGGACACGACCTTCGGCGCCGGCACCCAGCAGAAGGTCACCGACCTGCTGTTCGGTCTGGACACGGCCAACGCGGACGACAAGAAGGTCCTGGACCTGTTCGGGGCCACGAAGTTCATCGCGACCGAGAGCTCGAACTACGACCAGATCGAGGCGGTGGCGAAGGCCCAGGGTCTGCTGGGGTGA
- a CDS encoding xanthine dehydrogenase family protein molybdopterin-binding subunit translates to MSILGTRVVRTEDPKFLTTGGTYTDDLVEPALVGALHLTLVRSPAAHGRIVSVDVSDALAAPGVVAVVTAADLTELAPIPSGLPMFNPEMLRPWLASEVVRFVGEPIAAVLTEQRYQGEDAAELVAVDIESLPAVISLSDAASDTTVLFPAAGTNTVCTFGEPTPADFFDGCEVVVTQDTVNQRVAPVPLETRAASAVWGEDGRVTLWCSNQGAQQVKAQVSGWLGIDPETVHVKTPDVGGGFGAKIGADPEFALVAWLARHTGRAVRWAESRSENLTGLVHGRGQDQKVTIGGSRDGKVTAYALEILQDAGAYPRSGAVLPTLTMLMAPGVYAIDAVHASARSVVTNATSTAAYRGAGRPEATAAIERAMDVFAAEIGMDATEVRRINLLAPFDAPHANGTGATYDSGNYVGALDTLLAGADYAALRSEQAARRDREDVRQLGIGVSVYVEITGAAPSGTGEEAQVEVHADGTATVLTGTSPHGQGHGTAWAMLASDRLGIPMDKITVIHGDTDLVPSGGGTMASRSLQQGGAAVHQAAGELVELARKRAAEVLEANPDDIVVDAAFGGLKVAGTDVGVTYADLAAEDALLVRTTFTANAPTFPFGAHLAVVEVDTGTGKAVLQRVVTVDDAGRVLNPLLAEGQRHGGIAQGAAQALFEEVLYDADGNPLTSTLADYPIPSAAELPSFELLDMATETPMNPLGAKGIGESGTVGSTPAIQSAVIDAVSHLGVRHIDMPTTPEKVWLALQAAAGTAAREGAHA, encoded by the coding sequence ATGAGCATCCTGGGCACGCGGGTCGTGCGCACCGAGGACCCCAAGTTCCTCACCACGGGCGGTACCTACACCGACGACCTGGTCGAGCCCGCGCTCGTCGGAGCGCTGCACCTCACCCTGGTGCGCTCCCCGGCCGCGCACGGCCGCATCGTCTCCGTCGACGTGTCCGACGCCCTGGCGGCACCCGGGGTGGTCGCGGTGGTCACCGCCGCCGACCTCACCGAGCTGGCGCCCATCCCGTCCGGGCTGCCGATGTTCAACCCGGAGATGCTGCGCCCGTGGCTCGCCTCGGAGGTGGTGCGCTTCGTCGGCGAGCCCATCGCCGCCGTCCTCACCGAGCAGCGCTACCAGGGCGAGGACGCCGCCGAGCTGGTGGCCGTGGACATCGAGAGCCTGCCCGCCGTCATCTCGCTGTCCGACGCCGCCTCCGACACGACGGTGCTGTTCCCCGCAGCCGGCACCAACACCGTGTGCACCTTCGGCGAGCCCACCCCGGCCGACTTCTTCGACGGCTGCGAGGTGGTGGTCACCCAGGACACCGTCAACCAGCGCGTGGCCCCGGTCCCGCTGGAGACCCGCGCCGCCTCGGCCGTGTGGGGCGAGGACGGCCGGGTGACCCTGTGGTGCTCCAACCAGGGCGCCCAGCAGGTCAAGGCGCAGGTCTCGGGCTGGCTCGGGATCGACCCGGAGACGGTGCACGTGAAGACCCCGGACGTCGGTGGCGGCTTCGGCGCGAAGATCGGGGCGGACCCGGAGTTCGCCCTGGTCGCGTGGCTGGCCCGGCACACCGGCCGGGCCGTGCGGTGGGCGGAGAGCCGCTCGGAGAACCTCACCGGACTGGTGCACGGCCGGGGCCAGGACCAGAAGGTCACCATCGGCGGGAGCCGGGACGGGAAGGTCACCGCCTACGCGCTGGAGATCCTGCAGGACGCCGGCGCCTACCCCCGCTCCGGCGCCGTGCTGCCCACCCTGACCATGCTCATGGCGCCGGGGGTGTACGCCATCGACGCCGTGCACGCCAGCGCCCGCAGCGTGGTCACCAACGCCACCTCCACCGCTGCCTACCGTGGCGCCGGCCGACCCGAGGCCACGGCCGCCATCGAGCGGGCCATGGACGTCTTCGCCGCCGAGATCGGCATGGACGCCACCGAGGTCCGCCGGATCAACCTGCTGGCCCCCTTCGACGCCCCGCACGCCAACGGGACCGGAGCCACCTACGACTCCGGCAACTACGTCGGCGCGCTGGACACCCTGCTCGCCGGCGCCGACTACGCCGCCCTGCGCAGCGAGCAGGCCGCCCGTCGCGACCGGGAGGACGTCCGCCAGCTCGGCATCGGGGTGAGCGTGTACGTCGAGATCACCGGCGCAGCCCCCAGCGGCACCGGGGAGGAGGCGCAGGTGGAGGTGCACGCCGACGGCACCGCCACCGTGCTCACGGGCACCTCTCCGCACGGGCAGGGCCACGGGACCGCCTGGGCGATGCTCGCCAGCGACCGGCTCGGCATCCCGATGGACAAGATCACGGTGATCCACGGTGACACCGACCTGGTGCCCTCGGGCGGCGGGACGATGGCCTCCCGCAGCCTGCAGCAGGGCGGCGCGGCGGTGCACCAGGCGGCCGGCGAGCTCGTCGAGCTGGCCCGCAAGCGCGCCGCCGAGGTGCTCGAGGCCAACCCCGACGACATCGTGGTCGACGCGGCGTTCGGTGGCCTCAAGGTCGCCGGGACCGACGTCGGCGTCACCTACGCCGACCTCGCCGCCGAGGACGCCTTGCTGGTGCGGACCACCTTCACGGCCAACGCCCCGACCTTCCCCTTCGGCGCCCACCTGGCCGTGGTGGAGGTCGACACCGGCACCGGCAAGGCCGTCCTGCAGCGCGTGGTCACCGTCGACGACGCCGGCCGGGTGCTCAACCCGCTGCTCGCGGAGGGCCAGCGGCACGGCGGGATCGCCCAGGGTGCCGCGCAGGCGCTGTTCGAGGAGGTCCTCTACGACGCCGACGGCAACCCGCTGACCTCCACCCTGGCCGACTACCCCATCCCGTCGGCGGCCGAGCTGCCCAGCTTCGAGCTGCTGGACATGGCCACCGAGACCCCGATGAACCCGTTGGGGGCCAAGGGGATCGGCGAGTCCGGCACGGTCGGCTCCACCCCCGCCATCCAGAGCGCGGTGATCGACGCCGTGTCCCACCTGGGTGTGCGCCACATCGACATGCCCACCACCCCGGAGAAGGTCTGGCTCGCCCTGCAGGCCGCCGCCGGCACAGCCGCTCGTGAAGGAGCCCACGCCTGA
- a CDS encoding class I SAM-dependent methyltransferase produces the protein MSREREHAHPVFVQVYRLVAAAGERSGYGELRASVLADARGRLLILGLGPGHDLAHLPATVMSVVAVEPDPSMRALARGRVAACPVPVTLLSADAHALPLADGSVDAVLCACVLCSVAQPPRALAELRRVLVPGGRLLLLEHVAAPPGHWVGRLQQLLEPVWGRAAGGCSIRRDTRVAFAAAGFDVSAVHSSMAWPNVPPVAPTVLGTALNH, from the coding sequence ATGAGCCGTGAGCGTGAGCACGCCCACCCGGTCTTCGTGCAGGTCTACCGGCTCGTCGCCGCAGCCGGGGAACGCAGCGGGTACGGCGAGCTGCGCGCGTCGGTCCTGGCCGACGCGCGCGGTCGGCTGCTGATCCTGGGCCTCGGACCCGGCCACGACCTGGCCCACCTGCCCGCCACCGTGATGTCGGTGGTCGCCGTCGAGCCCGACCCCTCGATGCGCGCCCTCGCCCGCGGGCGGGTGGCTGCCTGCCCGGTGCCGGTGACGCTGCTCTCGGCCGATGCCCACGCCCTGCCGCTCGCTGACGGCTCGGTCGACGCGGTTCTCTGCGCCTGCGTGCTCTGCTCGGTGGCGCAGCCGCCCAGGGCGCTGGCGGAGCTTCGGCGTGTGCTGGTGCCCGGCGGTCGGCTGCTCCTGCTGGAGCACGTCGCCGCCCCGCCGGGGCACTGGGTCGGCCGCCTCCAGCAGCTGCTCGAGCCGGTCTGGGGACGCGCCGCCGGGGGATGCTCGATCCGCCGCGACACCAGGGTCGCCTTCGCAGCGGCCGGGTTCGACGTCAGCGCAGTCCACTCCTCGATGGCCTGGCCGAACGTGCCCCCCGTCGCCCCGACCGTCCTGGGCACCGCCCTCAACCACTGA
- a CDS encoding DoxX family protein, which produces MVETTRTTEDTAAGASTFRLMGRAFVVLRIFTGLVFLSNGLAKVTGVQDVDLGFFSFTLINLGGAKGLAGGAADSTYIAPLKAFYNDVVLPNWGFFGVFLTIAELAVGLGLIFGVATRLAAVGGLLLIAPIWVMKWHTGLYLWEYPAEDLLPLALLATIPAGRIAGLDARLAPRFHHRWPF; this is translated from the coding sequence ATGGTCGAGACCACCCGCACCACCGAGGACACCGCGGCCGGTGCATCAACCTTTCGGCTCATGGGCCGCGCCTTCGTCGTCCTGCGCATCTTCACCGGCCTGGTGTTCCTCAGCAACGGGCTGGCCAAGGTCACCGGGGTCCAAGACGTCGACCTGGGCTTCTTCTCCTTCACCCTCATCAACCTCGGCGGGGCCAAGGGCCTGGCCGGCGGCGCCGCGGACAGCACCTACATCGCCCCGCTCAAAGCCTTCTACAACGACGTCGTGCTCCCCAACTGGGGCTTCTTCGGGGTCTTCCTGACCATCGCCGAGCTCGCCGTCGGCCTCGGCCTCATCTTCGGTGTCGCAACCCGCCTGGCCGCGGTCGGCGGCCTCCTGCTCATCGCCCCCATCTGGGTCATGAAGTGGCACACCGGGCTGTACCTGTGGGAGTACCCCGCCGAGGACCTGCTGCCCCTCGCCCTGCTCGCCACCATCCCCGCCGGACGCATCGCCGGCCTCGACGCACGCCTCGCCCCCCGCTTCCACCACCGCTGGCCTTTCTGA
- a CDS encoding phosphonate ABC transporter ATP-binding protein, protein MSTDTVVRLRGAGRRFGTHLALAPLDLTVRAGERVAILGSSGAGKSTLLGMLNGTVAATEGTVEIFGDDVAALSDRALRRVQRRVGTVSQRLDLVEQVRVLHNVNAGRLGSWSTPRALVSMVWPRPDDLVRDALGQVGLGWALHERTERLSGGERQRVAIARMLAQQPDLVLADEPVASLDPTRAAEVLELLGGRIRDVDVAATLLVTLHQPALARAHCTRALGLREGQLVFDVAAHELGQELLDKLYALS, encoded by the coding sequence GTGAGCACCGACACCGTCGTGCGGTTGCGGGGCGCCGGTCGGCGGTTCGGCACCCACCTGGCGCTGGCACCGTTGGACCTCACGGTGCGCGCGGGGGAGCGGGTAGCGATCCTGGGTTCCAGCGGGGCGGGCAAGTCCACCCTGCTCGGCATGCTGAACGGGACCGTGGCCGCGACCGAGGGCACAGTGGAGATCTTCGGGGACGACGTGGCGGCGCTGTCCGACCGGGCACTGCGGCGGGTGCAGAGGCGCGTGGGCACTGTCAGCCAGCGCCTCGACCTCGTCGAGCAGGTCCGTGTGCTGCACAACGTGAACGCTGGGCGCCTCGGTAGCTGGAGCACCCCGCGGGCCCTGGTGTCGATGGTGTGGCCCCGCCCCGACGACCTCGTCCGCGACGCACTGGGGCAGGTCGGGCTGGGGTGGGCGTTGCACGAGCGGACCGAACGGCTCTCCGGTGGCGAACGCCAACGCGTGGCCATCGCCCGCATGCTGGCCCAGCAGCCCGACCTCGTCCTCGCCGACGAGCCCGTCGCCAGCCTCGACCCGACCCGTGCCGCCGAGGTCCTCGAGCTGCTCGGGGGTCGCATCCGGGACGTCGACGTCGCGGCGACCCTGCTGGTTACCCTGCACCAGCCAGCCCTGGCTCGCGCGCACTGCACCCGGGCGCTGGGCCTGCGCGAGGGGCAGCTGGTCTTCGACGTGGCAGCCCACGAGCTCGGCCAGGAGCTCCTCGACAAGCTGTACGCGCTGTCATGA
- a CDS encoding Rv2640c family ArsR-like transcriptional regulator, producing MPKALPMLDTTAALCCSPMAAAPLDEADALGIALRLKALADPVRVRLMSLIYARAQDGICTCDLAPAVGVSEATVSHHLKQLREAGLIEGTRKGTNNYYRPRPESLAALCQILNPRCSC from the coding sequence GTGCCCAAAGCCCTGCCGATGCTGGACACCACGGCAGCGCTGTGCTGCTCGCCAATGGCCGCGGCGCCGCTCGACGAGGCCGACGCGCTCGGCATCGCACTGCGCCTCAAGGCGCTCGCCGACCCGGTGCGGGTGCGGCTGATGTCGCTGATCTACGCCCGCGCCCAGGACGGGATCTGCACCTGCGACCTGGCCCCGGCGGTGGGGGTCAGCGAGGCGACCGTGAGCCACCACCTCAAACAGCTCCGCGAGGCCGGGCTGATCGAGGGCACCCGCAAGGGCACCAACAACTACTACCGCCCGCGCCCTGAGTCCCTGGCCGCGCTGTGCCAGATCCTCAACCCCCGCTGCTCCTGCTGA
- a CDS encoding radical SAM protein, which translates to MTSPTTAASTTATPLGPVSAVVDGGDMDCGSGLLLLITRAMRRLEAGDLLAVRSAEGSVVTDLPAWADLVGHTVASETSETATGPWWFAVRKKGAGDATGDPSASGTVFSVGDKTPLGTRLWAYTNFDCNLACLYCCAESSPKADARRLDPGLARAVFAEFAEQGGRELFLTGGEPFMHPQLDELVGAGQGLTRTILTNAMVFGRGRRRELLEGLDRSVVLQVSLDSATAEGHDAQRGAGSWGRAMTGISLAKELGFRVRIAATMMDEDPPAVAALHRLLDGVGIVAEDRVIRPVAQEGFADQGMHVSLDNLEPEPTITNDGAWWHPVAVTDPHMRIADAPLPLSEVFGVARDILEVQGAAAASGREVFRCA; encoded by the coding sequence GTGACGTCACCGACAACTGCTGCGAGCACGACTGCCACTCCCCTGGGCCCGGTGTCGGCGGTGGTCGATGGCGGGGACATGGACTGTGGGAGCGGCTTGTTGCTGCTCATCACCCGGGCCATGCGCCGCCTCGAGGCGGGTGACCTGCTGGCCGTGCGCAGCGCGGAGGGCAGCGTCGTGACCGACCTGCCTGCGTGGGCGGACCTCGTGGGGCACACCGTCGCGTCGGAGACCTCGGAGACCGCCACGGGGCCGTGGTGGTTCGCCGTCCGCAAGAAGGGGGCCGGGGACGCCACCGGTGACCCGTCGGCCTCGGGCACCGTGTTCAGCGTGGGCGACAAGACACCGCTGGGCACGAGGCTGTGGGCCTACACCAACTTCGACTGCAACCTGGCGTGCCTGTACTGCTGCGCGGAGTCCTCGCCCAAGGCTGATGCCCGCCGCCTCGACCCCGGCCTGGCCCGCGCGGTGTTCGCGGAGTTCGCCGAGCAGGGCGGCCGCGAGCTGTTCCTCACCGGCGGGGAACCCTTCATGCACCCCCAGCTGGACGAGCTGGTCGGCGCGGGGCAGGGGCTGACCCGCACCATCCTCACCAACGCGATGGTGTTCGGCCGGGGCCGCCGCCGCGAGCTCCTCGAGGGACTGGACCGCTCCGTCGTGCTCCAGGTCAGCCTCGACTCCGCGACCGCGGAAGGCCACGACGCCCAGCGAGGGGCGGGGTCCTGGGGGCGGGCCATGACCGGGATCTCGTTGGCCAAGGAGCTCGGCTTCCGGGTCCGCATCGCCGCGACCATGATGGACGAGGACCCCCCGGCGGTGGCCGCTCTGCACCGGCTGCTCGACGGCGTGGGCATCGTGGCCGAGGACCGGGTGATCCGACCGGTGGCGCAGGAGGGCTTCGCCGACCAGGGCATGCACGTCTCGCTGGACAACTTGGAGCCGGAGCCCACCATCACCAACGACGGTGCGTGGTGGCACCCCGTCGCCGTGACCGACCCCCACATGCGCATCGCCGATGCACCCCTTCCCCTGAGCGAGGTCTTCGGTGTCGCCCGCGACATCCTCGAGGTCCAGGGCGCCGCAGCCGCCAGCGGGCGCGAGGTGTTCCGATGCGCCTGA
- a CDS encoding class I SAM-dependent methyltransferase: protein MNSTPTRPVDAAQRSAFWQDVHTDHDVDGVSWWQSVPELSLSLVDATGVGVDRPIIDVGAGWSTLVDHLLELGYTDLTAIDLSTTALQVVRDRLGPAGEAVVLQMADVLDLHPARRYALWHDRAVYHFLTEPDEREDYLASLERCLEPGGHLVVATFGPDGPTTCSGLPIVRYTHAELAAQFPTYELLGTAGDEHHTPWGATQQFTAVHLRRPT, encoded by the coding sequence ATGAACTCCACCCCGACGCGACCCGTTGACGCAGCGCAGCGCAGCGCCTTCTGGCAGGACGTGCACACCGACCACGACGTCGACGGGGTGTCCTGGTGGCAGTCGGTCCCCGAGCTCTCGCTGTCACTGGTCGACGCGACAGGAGTGGGGGTCGATCGGCCGATCATCGACGTCGGGGCGGGGTGGTCCACGCTGGTCGACCACCTCCTCGAGCTGGGCTACACCGACCTGACCGCCATCGACCTGTCCACCACGGCCCTGCAGGTGGTTCGCGACCGGCTCGGCCCCGCAGGCGAGGCGGTGGTGCTCCAGATGGCCGACGTGCTCGACCTGCACCCCGCCCGCCGCTACGCCCTCTGGCACGACCGGGCCGTCTACCACTTCCTCACCGAGCCCGACGAGCGCGAGGACTACCTGGCCTCCCTCGAGCGATGCCTCGAGCCCGGTGGGCACCTCGTCGTCGCCACCTTCGGCCCTGACGGACCCACGACCTGCAGCGGACTACCCATCGTCCGGTACACCCACGCCGAGCTGGCCGCGCAGTTCCCCACCTACGAGCTGCTCGGCACCGCCGGCGACGAGCACCACACCCCGTGGGGCGCCACCCAGCAGTTCACCGCCGTGCACCTACGCCGACCCACATGA
- a CDS encoding enoyl-CoA hydratase/isomerase family protein, with translation MRSLMSDSSLILDDGVLHCAISVPGRAGSLDGPVLAEVAATLAGDTSGIGAVLLHGGGASFCTGGDVSAFGSATDPQQLVGDLATSFHRFLLALVATDVPVVAAVTGWAAGAGMSTALAADVIVGGPGTRFRPAYPGIGFSPDGGMSWSLPRLIGVARARDVLLTDTVVEGEQAHAWGMLTRLVPDDEVRSTALAVAVALAAGPRGSHAAIKALLRDSDGRTLGEHLPAEAASIAACAASADGREGVRAFLERRPPVFG, from the coding sequence CTGAGGAGCCTCATGAGCGACAGTTCCCTGATCCTGGACGACGGTGTGCTGCACTGCGCCATCTCGGTGCCCGGCCGGGCCGGCTCCCTCGACGGGCCCGTCCTCGCCGAGGTGGCGGCCACCCTGGCGGGCGACACGTCCGGCATCGGCGCGGTCCTGCTGCACGGGGGCGGGGCCAGCTTCTGCACCGGGGGCGACGTGAGCGCCTTCGGCTCGGCCACCGACCCCCAGCAGCTCGTCGGTGACCTGGCCACCTCGTTCCACCGGTTCCTGCTCGCGCTGGTGGCCACGGACGTGCCCGTGGTCGCGGCCGTCACCGGGTGGGCGGCCGGCGCCGGGATGAGCACGGCGCTGGCGGCCGACGTCATCGTGGGCGGACCCGGCACCCGGTTCCGCCCGGCCTACCCCGGCATCGGGTTCTCCCCCGACGGCGGGATGTCGTGGAGCCTGCCGCGGCTGATCGGCGTGGCGCGGGCGCGCGACGTGCTGCTGACCGACACCGTGGTCGAGGGGGAGCAGGCGCACGCCTGGGGGATGCTCACCCGCCTGGTGCCCGACGACGAGGTGCGGTCCACAGCGCTCGCGGTCGCCGTCGCGCTGGCCGCCGGGCCGCGGGGCTCGCACGCCGCGATCAAGGCGCTGCTGCGCGACTCCGACGGCCGGACGCTGGGCGAGCACCTGCCCGCCGAGGCCGCCTCCATCGCGGCCTGCGCGGCCAGCGCGGACGGCCGTGAGGGGGTGCGCGCGTTCCTCGAGCGCCGCCCGCCGGTGTTCGGCTGA
- a CDS encoding nucleoside phosphorylase — translation MSSDEYPLIDAKDHGAVSLFEPENLLREARRQRDLPTAAVPRACLLDPDGDIVRHLAAGPGRRHAGWACYHTEMWVTDLDGVEIGVVGMAVGAPFAVLVAEQLAASGAELVISITSAGQIASLPTVPCFVLLERALRDEGTSAHYLPPARWSNLDAGLLTRLAGAFDHLPGPVLTGASWTTDAPYRETRSAIDAAERAGTVCVEMEAAGLYAYAAARRHPVVCLAHVTNTMATDGDDFEKGLDNGVHDALAVARAVVLAVVVP, via the coding sequence ATGAGCTCGGACGAGTACCCACTGATCGACGCCAAGGACCATGGGGCGGTGTCGCTGTTCGAGCCGGAGAACCTGCTGCGGGAAGCGCGCCGTCAGCGGGACCTCCCCACCGCAGCAGTGCCCAGAGCATGTCTGCTGGATCCCGATGGTGACATCGTCCGCCATCTCGCAGCGGGGCCAGGTCGTCGCCATGCGGGGTGGGCCTGCTACCACACGGAGATGTGGGTGACCGATCTCGACGGTGTGGAGATCGGGGTGGTGGGCATGGCGGTGGGCGCACCCTTCGCGGTCCTGGTCGCTGAGCAACTGGCCGCGTCCGGCGCCGAGCTGGTCATCAGCATCACGTCCGCCGGTCAGATCGCCTCCCTTCCGACGGTTCCGTGCTTCGTGCTTCTCGAGCGTGCGCTGCGCGACGAGGGCACCAGTGCCCACTACCTCCCGCCGGCCCGGTGGAGCAACCTCGATGCCGGGCTCCTGACGCGGCTGGCCGGGGCCTTCGACCACCTCCCCGGACCCGTGCTGACCGGTGCCTCCTGGACGACCGATGCCCCCTACCGGGAGACCCGGTCCGCGATCGACGCCGCCGAACGCGCCGGAACAGTCTGCGTGGAGATGGAGGCGGCCGGGCTCTACGCCTACGCCGCCGCGCGCCGTCACCCGGTGGTGTGCCTGGCCCACGTCACCAACACCATGGCCACCGACGGCGACGACTTCGAGAAAGGCCTCGACAACGGGGTGCACGACGCCCTCGCCGTGGCCCGAGCCGTCGTCCTTGCCGTCGTGGTCCCGTGA